One window of the Mycobacteriales bacterium genome contains the following:
- a CDS encoding ROK family protein, with translation LVEQAGYSGPVGCAFPSVIKNGTAQTAANIDPSWIGTSVEAALSEQLGGLAVRAVNDADAAGIAELRFGAGRGVGGVVVMLTVGTGIGSAVFLDGTLVPNTELGHLEVDGHDAETRASETVREQEQLSHKHWARRFNRYLEVLEALLWPDLLIIGGGVSKNPDKFMPLLEARAPIVPAQLANAAGIIGAALTVSP, from the coding sequence GCCTGGTCGAGCAGGCCGGCTACTCCGGCCCGGTGGGTTGTGCGTTTCCGTCGGTCATCAAGAACGGGACCGCGCAGACCGCGGCGAACATCGACCCGTCCTGGATCGGTACGTCGGTCGAGGCCGCGCTGTCCGAACAGCTGGGCGGGCTGGCCGTCCGGGCGGTCAACGACGCCGACGCCGCCGGTATCGCGGAGCTGCGTTTCGGCGCGGGCCGAGGGGTCGGCGGCGTGGTGGTCATGCTGACCGTCGGCACCGGCATCGGGTCGGCCGTGTTCCTCGACGGGACGCTGGTGCCGAACACCGAGCTCGGCCACCTCGAGGTGGACGGGCACGACGCCGAGACGCGGGCATCGGAGACCGTGCGAGAGCAGGAGCAGCTCAGCCACAAGCACTGGGCGCGGCGGTTCAACCGTTACCTCGAGGTGCTCGAAGCGCTGCTGTGGCCGGACCTGCTCATCATCGGCGGCGGAGTGAGCAAGAACCCCGACAAGTTCATGCCCTTGCTCGAGGCGCGCGCCCCGATCGTTCCGGCTCAGCTCGCCAATGCGGCGGGCATCATCGGAGCGGCGCTGACCGTCAGCCCGTGA
- a CDS encoding pyridoxamine 5'-phosphate oxidase family protein — translation MATQRASSPRTRVRRLPEKAVYDRTTLDAVLDASVVAHVGIATDGQPFVMPCGYARDGDHLLLHGSTGSRLFRALGAGAPACVTVTVLDGLVVATSLFESSMHYRSAVVLGSGAALTGDAKRHALDVLADHLLPGRRAEARPPNRKELAATSVIAIPIEEWSVKVSDSPPAFIDDDAGWSNWAGVVPLRLRADPPVTDRGGEPPAYLETWYR, via the coding sequence ATGGCAACGCAACGGGCGAGCAGCCCGCGCACGCGGGTACGACGTCTTCCGGAGAAGGCCGTCTACGACCGCACGACGCTCGACGCAGTCCTCGACGCCAGCGTCGTCGCCCACGTCGGCATCGCCACGGACGGCCAGCCGTTCGTGATGCCGTGTGGCTACGCCCGCGACGGCGATCACCTGCTCCTGCACGGCTCGACCGGCAGCCGGCTGTTCCGAGCCCTCGGCGCGGGCGCGCCGGCGTGCGTCACCGTCACCGTGCTCGACGGGCTCGTCGTCGCCACGTCGCTGTTCGAGTCCTCGATGCACTACCGCAGCGCGGTCGTGCTCGGGTCCGGAGCCGCACTGACCGGGGACGCGAAGCGGCACGCCCTCGACGTGCTGGCTGACCACCTGCTGCCCGGCCGGCGCGCGGAGGCCCGCCCGCCGAACCGCAAGGAGCTCGCCGCGACGTCGGTCATCGCGATCCCGATAGAGGAGTGGTCGGTCAAGGTCAGCGACAGCCCGCCCGCTTTCATCGACGACGACGCGGGCTGGAGCAACTGGGCGGGCGTCGTGCCGCTGCGACTGCGTGCCGACCCGCCGGTCACCGATCGCGGCGGCGAGCCGCCGGCGTACCTCGAGACCTGGTACCGGTGA
- a CDS encoding FAD-binding oxidoreductase — protein sequence MKLPSLWLENCGDDLTARPALPGHRNVDVAIVGAGFTGLWTAHHLLRHQPSLHVAVIEREIAGWGASGRNGGWCSALFPASWSRVAREHGADAARRMEATLQRTVDDVGAWCDEYAVDAHYAKGGTLSLARGAAQVTRLRADRDHAGTWLDAEQARARVAAAGVDGASYTRHCAAIHPARLVRGLARVVESQGGRIFERTSATAIHPGRVVTPHGTVRAGTIIRATEGYTADIPATHRLLAPVWSLIVATEPLEPEVWERIGWRDRETLNDERHLIIYAQRTADGRIVFGGRGAPYRFGSRTGGTAGHDRTYAELERTLRELLPQTGQARITHRWGGVIGVPRDFMPSVTLDRQTGLGWAGGYVGDGVACTALAGRTLADLVLERDTDRTHLPWVGHQWRRWEPEPLRWLGVRGMTALMGSADRAEQRSGRPARRAQLLDRLTG from the coding sequence ATGAAGCTCCCCTCGCTCTGGCTGGAGAACTGCGGCGACGACCTCACCGCCCGGCCCGCACTGCCCGGACACCGCAACGTCGACGTCGCCATCGTCGGCGCCGGGTTCACCGGCCTCTGGACCGCGCACCATCTGCTCCGCCACCAGCCGAGCCTGCATGTAGCGGTCATCGAGCGGGAGATCGCCGGGTGGGGCGCCTCGGGTCGTAACGGCGGCTGGTGCTCGGCGTTGTTTCCCGCCTCCTGGTCGCGCGTGGCCAGGGAGCACGGAGCAGACGCGGCGCGGCGCATGGAGGCGACTCTGCAGCGCACGGTCGATGACGTCGGCGCCTGGTGCGACGAGTACGCCGTCGACGCGCACTACGCGAAGGGCGGCACGCTGAGCCTCGCCCGCGGCGCCGCACAGGTGACCCGGCTGCGCGCCGACCGCGACCACGCGGGCACCTGGCTGGACGCCGAACAGGCTCGCGCTCGCGTGGCAGCCGCCGGGGTCGACGGTGCGAGCTACACCCGGCACTGCGCTGCGATCCACCCGGCGCGGCTGGTGCGCGGGCTGGCGCGCGTCGTCGAGTCGCAGGGCGGGCGCATCTTCGAACGCACCTCGGCCACCGCCATCCACCCCGGCCGGGTCGTGACACCGCACGGCACCGTGCGCGCCGGCACGATCATCCGCGCGACCGAGGGCTACACCGCCGACATCCCCGCCACCCACCGGCTGCTCGCGCCGGTCTGGTCACTGATCGTCGCGACCGAGCCACTCGAGCCCGAAGTGTGGGAGCGCATCGGCTGGCGCGATCGGGAGACGCTGAACGACGAGCGGCACCTGATCATCTACGCGCAACGCACGGCCGACGGGCGCATCGTGTTCGGCGGCCGGGGGGCGCCGTACCGGTTCGGCTCGCGGACCGGCGGCACCGCCGGCCACGATCGGACCTACGCCGAGCTCGAACGCACGCTGCGAGAGCTGCTCCCCCAGACCGGTCAGGCCCGCATCACGCACCGCTGGGGCGGCGTCATCGGCGTGCCCCGCGACTTCATGCCGTCGGTGACCCTCGACCGCCAGACCGGCCTGGGCTGGGCCGGCGGTTACGTGGGCGACGGGGTGGCCTGCACCGCGCTGGCCGGCCGCACGCTCGCCGACCTGGTGCTCGAGCGCGACACCGACCGCACGCACCTTCCCTGGGTCGGCCATCAGTGGCGACGCTGGGAGCCCGAACCGCTGCGCTGGCTCGGAGTGCGCGGGATGACGGCGCTGATGGGATCGGCCGACCGAGCCGAGCAGCGCAGCGGCCGTCCCGCCCGGCGAGCGCAGCTGCTCGACCGGCTCACGGGCTGA